The following are encoded together in the Pectobacterium punjabense genome:
- the skp gene encoding molecular chaperone Skp: MKKWLCAAGLGLALAASASVQAADKIAVVNVASIFQQLPQRETVGKQLENEFKGRASELQSMENDLQTKMQKLQRDGSTMKASDRSKMEKDVMAQREQFSTKAQAFEQDNRRRQTEERNKILSRIQDAVKAVATKEGYDVVIDANAVAYVANAKDITADVLKQVK; the protein is encoded by the coding sequence GTGAAAAAGTGGTTATGTGCCGCAGGCCTCGGTTTAGCATTGGCTGCTTCAGCCAGCGTTCAAGCTGCTGACAAGATTGCCGTTGTTAACGTTGCTAGCATCTTCCAACAATTGCCACAGCGTGAAACCGTTGGCAAGCAACTGGAAAACGAGTTCAAAGGCCGTGCTTCTGAACTGCAATCGATGGAAAACGACTTACAGACCAAGATGCAGAAGTTGCAGCGTGATGGCTCTACCATGAAAGCGAGCGATCGCAGCAAAATGGAAAAAGACGTCATGGCACAGCGCGAGCAGTTCTCAACGAAAGCACAGGCTTTTGAGCAGGACAACCGTCGTCGTCAGACTGAAGAACGCAACAAAATCCTGAGCCGCATTCAGGATGCTGTGAAAGCCGTTGCAACCAAAGAAGGTTATGATGTCGTGATTGACGCTAACGCTGTTGCGTATGTCGCCAATGCTAAAGACATTACTGCTGATGTGCTGAAACAGGTTAAATAA
- the lpxA gene encoding acyl-ACP--UDP-N-acetylglucosamine O-acyltransferase, with the protein MIDQTAFIHPSSIVEDGAIIGAGVHIGPFCYIGSQVEIGAGTVLKSHVVVNGVTKIGRDNEIYQFTSIGEVNQDLKYAGEPTRVEIGDRNRIRESVTIHRGTTQGGGLTKVGSDNLLMINTHIAHDCVVGNRCILANNATLGGHVSVDDFAIIGGMTAVHQFCIIGAHVMVGGCSGVAQDVPPYVIAQGNHATPFGLNIEGLKRRGFEKETLHAIRNAYKLLYRSGKTLDEVKPEIEALAAEYPAVQAFTDFFARSTRGIIR; encoded by the coding sequence GTGATTGATCAAACCGCCTTTATTCACCCTAGTTCGATTGTTGAAGACGGTGCCATTATTGGTGCTGGTGTTCATATTGGCCCTTTCTGCTACATCGGTTCTCAGGTTGAGATCGGTGCAGGGACGGTGCTGAAATCGCATGTCGTCGTCAATGGTGTCACTAAAATTGGTCGCGACAACGAAATCTATCAGTTCACGTCAATTGGTGAAGTGAATCAGGATCTCAAATATGCCGGGGAACCGACCCGCGTTGAGATTGGCGATCGTAACCGCATCCGTGAAAGCGTCACGATTCATCGTGGTACGACGCAGGGCGGTGGGTTGACTAAAGTCGGTAGCGATAACCTGTTGATGATCAACACGCATATCGCGCACGACTGCGTAGTGGGTAATCGTTGTATTCTGGCGAATAATGCTACGCTGGGCGGCCACGTTTCCGTCGATGATTTTGCAATTATTGGTGGGATGACGGCTGTGCACCAGTTCTGCATTATCGGTGCTCACGTTATGGTCGGTGGGTGCTCTGGTGTGGCGCAAGACGTCCCGCCGTATGTCATTGCACAGGGTAACCACGCTACGCCGTTTGGCCTGAACATTGAAGGCTTGAAACGTCGTGGATTCGAAAAAGAAACGCTGCATGCGATCCGTAACGCATACAAACTCCTCTACCGTAGCGGTAAAACGCTGGATGAGGTAAAACCGGAAATCGAAGCGCTGGCGGCTGAATACCCCGCGGTGCAGGCATTTACCGATTTCTTTGCCCGTTCTACTCGCGGCATCATTCGTTAA
- a CDS encoding VOC family protein, producing the protein MLTLLDVHHISVIAADYARSKAFYCDVLGFTLNNEVYREARQSWKGDLSLNGRYTIELFSFPHPPSRVSRPEACGLRHLAFAVADVEQAIASLGQAGVICEPVRIDPETQKRFTFFSDPDGLPLELYEI; encoded by the coding sequence ATGCTGACACTGCTTGATGTCCATCACATTTCGGTGATTGCCGCTGATTATGCACGTAGCAAGGCATTTTATTGTGATGTGCTGGGGTTTACGTTGAACAACGAGGTTTACCGTGAAGCGCGGCAGTCGTGGAAAGGCGATCTTTCGCTGAATGGGCGTTACACCATTGAGCTATTTTCTTTCCCGCATCCCCCATCGCGAGTCAGCCGGCCGGAAGCGTGCGGTTTACGTCATCTAGCTTTTGCCGTGGCGGACGTTGAACAAGCCATTGCCTCGTTGGGGCAGGCTGGCGTCATCTGTGAACCCGTGCGGATCGATCCTGAAACGCAGAAGCGATTCACGTTTTTCTCCGATCCTGACGGCTTGCCTTTAGAACTGTATGAGATCTGA
- the rnhB gene encoding ribonuclease HII, which translates to MSEIFIYPQANCIAGVDEVGRGPLVGAVVTAAVILDPTRPIVGLADSKKLSEKRRLALYDEIKEKALAWSLGRAEPEEIDQLNILHATMLAMQRAVAGLSIVPDFVLIDGNRCPALSMPAQAVVKGDSRVAEISAASIMAKVTRDREMVELDQRFPAYGFAQHKGYPTAFHLEKLAALGATEFHRRSFAPVKRALGLA; encoded by the coding sequence ATGAGCGAAATATTTATTTACCCTCAGGCGAACTGTATCGCTGGCGTTGATGAAGTGGGTCGTGGCCCTTTGGTTGGCGCAGTTGTGACGGCGGCGGTGATTCTTGATCCGACCCGGCCAATTGTCGGGCTGGCGGATTCCAAAAAGCTGAGTGAAAAACGTCGGCTGGCGCTCTATGATGAAATCAAAGAAAAGGCGCTGGCGTGGAGTCTTGGCCGTGCCGAACCGGAAGAGATTGATCAACTGAATATTCTGCATGCTACGATGCTAGCGATGCAGCGTGCGGTGGCAGGGTTGTCTATTGTGCCGGACTTTGTTCTCATTGACGGTAACCGTTGCCCGGCATTGTCGATGCCCGCTCAGGCAGTGGTTAAAGGGGACAGCCGTGTGGCAGAAATCAGTGCGGCCTCTATTATGGCGAAAGTTACCCGCGATCGTGAGATGGTTGAATTGGATCAACGCTTCCCCGCTTATGGCTTTGCCCAACACAAAGGTTATCCAACGGCTTTTCATCTGGAGAAACTGGCTGCACTGGGTGCCACTGAGTTTCACCGTCGGAGCTTCGCGCCGGTCAAGCGTGCATTAGGCCTGGCGTAA
- the lpxD gene encoding UDP-3-O-(3-hydroxymyristoyl)glucosamine N-acyltransferase: protein MYSIRLDALAQQLDAQLHGDGDIVITGVASMHSAKTGQITFLSDSRYREQLAGTQASAVVLTEADLPYCQVAALVVKNPYLTYARMAQLLDTTPQPATDIAPSAVIAPDATLGQQVSVGANAVIESGAQLGDGVVIGPGCFIGKDARIGAGTRLWANVTIYHRVELGEHCLIQSGTVIGSDGFGYANDRGNWVKIPQLGTVRIGDRVEIGASTTIDRGALDDTVIGNGVIIDNQCQIAHNVVIGDNTAVAGGVIMAGSLKIGRYCMIGGASVINGHMEICDKVTVTGMGMVMRPITEPGVYSSGIPLQPNKVWRKTAALVMNIDEISKRLKAVERKVDNV, encoded by the coding sequence ATGTATTCAATTCGACTGGACGCGTTAGCTCAACAGTTGGATGCACAATTGCACGGTGATGGCGATATCGTCATCACCGGTGTTGCTTCTATGCATTCTGCAAAAACTGGGCAAATTACGTTTCTTTCCGACAGTCGTTACCGTGAGCAACTGGCCGGGACGCAAGCGTCTGCGGTCGTGCTGACGGAAGCGGATTTACCTTACTGTCAGGTTGCTGCGCTGGTAGTGAAAAATCCTTATCTGACCTACGCTCGCATGGCTCAGCTGTTGGATACCACACCGCAACCAGCAACCGATATTGCCCCGAGTGCAGTCATTGCTCCCGATGCGACGCTGGGTCAACAGGTGTCTGTTGGTGCCAATGCCGTCATCGAATCTGGCGCACAGTTGGGTGATGGTGTTGTTATTGGTCCAGGCTGTTTTATCGGTAAAGATGCCCGCATTGGCGCCGGTACCCGTTTGTGGGCAAATGTAACGATCTATCACCGCGTTGAGCTGGGTGAGCACTGTCTGATCCAGTCTGGGACAGTGATCGGTTCTGACGGTTTTGGCTATGCCAACGATCGCGGCAACTGGGTGAAGATCCCGCAGTTGGGAACGGTCAGAATTGGCGATCGGGTTGAGATTGGTGCGAGCACGACCATCGATCGCGGTGCGTTGGATGATACGGTCATTGGCAATGGTGTTATCATTGATAACCAATGTCAGATTGCGCACAACGTCGTGATTGGCGACAATACCGCGGTAGCGGGCGGCGTCATTATGGCGGGGAGCTTGAAAATTGGTCGTTATTGCATGATCGGCGGTGCTAGCGTGATTAACGGGCACATGGAGATCTGCGATAAAGTGACGGTAACGGGAATGGGGATGGTCATGCGACCAATCACTGAACCTGGGGTATACTCTTCGGGTATTCCTTTGCAACCCAATAAAGTATGGCGCAAAACTGCAGCGCTGGTGATGAATATTGATGAGATAAGCAAACGGTTAAAAGCCGTTGAACGAAAAGTCGATAACGTTTAA
- the dnaE gene encoding DNA polymerase III subunit alpha — MAEPRFVHLRVHSDYSMIDGLAKVGPLVKKAAALGMPALAITDFTNLCGLVKFYGGAHGAGVKPIIGADFYVESDELGDELAHLTVLAMNNEGYQNLTLLISHAYQRGYGAAGPTIDRDWLIEHQEGLILLSGGRRGDVGRFLLRGNQAQAEQSLAFYQEHFPQRYYLELTRTSRPDEESYLHAAVELATKHGLPVVATNEVCFISTDDFEAHEIRVAIHDGYTLDDPKRPRHYSPQQYMRSEEEMCELFADIPEALANSVEIAKRCNVTIRLGEYFLPQFPTGDMTTEDFLVECSKKGLEDRLEFLFPDPEVRAARRPEYDERLDIELGVINQMGFPGYFLIVMEFIQWSKDNDVPVGPGRGSGAGSLVAYALKITDLDPLEFDLLFERFLNPERVSMPDFDVDFCMEKRDKVIDHVAEMYGRDAVSQIITFGTMAAKAVIRDVGRVLGHPYGFVDRISKLVPPDPGMTLEKAFAAEPQLPEIYEADEEVKALIDMARKLEGVTRNAGKHAGGVVISPTKITDFAPLYCDSEGNHPVTQFDKNDVEYAGLVKFDFLGLRTLTIIDWALEMINARRAKQGQEPIDIAAIPLDDKKSFDMLQRSETTAVFQLESRGMKDLIKRLKPDCFEDMIALVALFRPGPLQSGMVDNFIDRKHGREAISYPDIEWQHESLKPVLEPTYGIILYQEQVMQIAQVLAGYTLGGADMLRRAMGKKNPVEMAKQRGGFEDGAKSRGVNGELAVKIFDLVEKFAGYGFNKSHSAAYALVSYQTLWLKAHYPAEFMAAVMTADMDNTDKVVGLVDECWRMGLKILPPDINSGLYHFHVNDDGEIVYGIGAIKGVGEGPIEAIIEARNQGGYFRELFDLCARTDIKKLNRRVLEKLIMSGAFDRLGPHRAALMNALADALKAADQHAKAEAIGQVDMFGVLADAPEQVEQSYSTVPPWPEQVVLDGERETLGLYLTGHPITQYIKEIERYAGGVRLKDMHPTDRGKMTTAVGLVLAARVMVTKRGNRIGVCTLDDRSGRLEIMLFTDALEKYQHLLEKDRILIASGQVSFDDFSGGLKMTVRELMDISEAREKYARGLAISLTDRQIDDQLLNRLRQSLEPHRSGTIPVHLYYQREDARARLRFGAAWRVTPADALLNELRTLVGNEQVELEFD, encoded by the coding sequence ATGGCCGAACCACGTTTTGTTCACCTGCGTGTTCACAGTGACTATTCCATGATCGATGGGCTGGCCAAAGTCGGTCCGCTGGTAAAAAAAGCGGCGGCGCTCGGGATGCCCGCGCTGGCGATTACCGATTTTACCAACCTGTGTGGGCTGGTTAAATTCTATGGCGGCGCGCATGGCGCAGGGGTCAAACCTATCATCGGCGCAGACTTCTATGTCGAAAGCGATGAATTAGGGGATGAATTGGCGCATCTCACTGTGTTAGCCATGAACAATGAAGGCTACCAGAATCTCACGCTGCTGATTTCCCATGCTTATCAACGAGGCTATGGCGCTGCCGGGCCGACAATTGACCGTGATTGGCTGATTGAGCATCAGGAAGGTCTGATTCTTCTATCGGGTGGTCGCCGAGGTGATGTGGGGCGGTTTTTACTGCGTGGCAATCAGGCGCAGGCCGAGCAGAGTCTGGCGTTCTATCAGGAACACTTCCCTCAGCGTTACTATCTGGAGCTCACCCGTACGTCCCGCCCGGATGAAGAAAGCTATTTGCATGCGGCGGTGGAGCTAGCAACCAAGCACGGTTTGCCCGTTGTAGCGACCAACGAAGTGTGCTTTATCAGCACGGATGATTTTGAGGCTCACGAAATTCGCGTGGCCATTCACGATGGCTATACGCTTGACGATCCTAAACGCCCACGTCATTACAGCCCGCAGCAATATATGCGTTCCGAAGAGGAAATGTGTGAGCTGTTTGCAGATATCCCTGAAGCGCTGGCGAACAGCGTTGAAATTGCCAAACGCTGTAACGTAACGATTCGTCTGGGCGAATATTTTCTGCCGCAGTTCCCGACGGGCGACATGACCACGGAAGATTTTCTGGTTGAGTGCTCGAAAAAAGGGCTGGAAGATCGCCTCGAATTCCTGTTCCCCGACCCGGAAGTGCGTGCTGCGCGTCGGCCGGAATATGATGAGCGTCTGGATATTGAACTGGGCGTTATCAACCAGATGGGATTCCCCGGCTACTTCCTGATCGTCATGGAGTTTATCCAGTGGTCGAAGGATAACGATGTGCCTGTTGGCCCAGGACGTGGTTCCGGTGCGGGCTCATTGGTCGCCTACGCGCTGAAAATCACCGATCTGGACCCGCTGGAATTCGATCTGCTGTTTGAACGCTTCCTCAACCCTGAACGTGTCTCCATGCCTGACTTTGACGTCGATTTCTGTATGGAAAAACGCGACAAGGTCATCGACCATGTTGCGGAAATGTACGGGCGTGATGCGGTCTCGCAGATTATCACCTTTGGTACGATGGCGGCGAAAGCGGTGATTCGTGACGTAGGGCGTGTGCTTGGACACCCTTATGGATTTGTCGATCGCATTTCAAAACTGGTGCCGCCCGATCCGGGCATGACGCTGGAAAAGGCGTTTGCTGCCGAACCGCAGCTGCCGGAAATTTATGAAGCCGATGAGGAAGTTAAAGCCCTCATCGATATGGCGCGCAAGCTCGAAGGAGTCACGCGTAACGCCGGTAAACACGCAGGTGGGGTGGTAATATCCCCCACCAAAATAACCGATTTTGCGCCGCTGTATTGTGATTCGGAAGGGAATCATCCGGTTACCCAGTTTGATAAAAATGACGTGGAATATGCTGGGCTGGTGAAGTTCGACTTCCTTGGCTTGCGTACGTTGACCATCATCGACTGGGCGCTGGAGATGATCAACGCTCGTCGTGCGAAGCAAGGTCAGGAACCGATTGATATCGCCGCGATCCCACTCGACGATAAGAAAAGTTTCGACATGCTGCAACGCTCGGAAACCACGGCGGTATTCCAGCTTGAATCGCGTGGCATGAAAGATCTGATTAAGCGCCTAAAGCCCGACTGTTTTGAAGATATGATCGCATTGGTGGCGCTGTTCCGCCCCGGCCCGCTGCAATCTGGCATGGTGGATAACTTCATTGACCGTAAGCATGGGCGTGAAGCGATCTCGTATCCTGATATTGAATGGCAGCACGAGTCTCTCAAGCCTGTACTGGAACCGACCTACGGCATTATCCTGTATCAGGAACAGGTTATGCAGATTGCGCAGGTTCTGGCGGGCTATACGCTGGGCGGCGCGGATATGTTGCGTCGTGCGATGGGGAAAAAGAACCCGGTCGAGATGGCGAAGCAGCGTGGTGGCTTTGAAGATGGTGCTAAATCGCGCGGCGTGAACGGTGAGCTGGCGGTTAAGATTTTTGACCTGGTGGAAAAATTCGCCGGTTACGGCTTTAATAAATCACACTCCGCTGCTTATGCGCTGGTGTCGTACCAAACGCTGTGGCTGAAAGCGCACTATCCTGCGGAGTTCATGGCGGCGGTGATGACGGCCGATATGGACAACACGGACAAAGTGGTGGGGCTGGTTGATGAATGCTGGCGGATGGGGTTAAAAATCCTGCCTCCAGATATCAATAGCGGTCTGTATCACTTCCACGTTAACGACGATGGCGAGATTGTTTACGGTATCGGCGCAATTAAAGGTGTAGGTGAAGGTCCGATTGAGGCCATTATTGAAGCGCGTAATCAGGGTGGCTATTTTAGGGAACTGTTTGATCTTTGTGCCCGCACTGACATTAAAAAGCTGAACCGCCGCGTGCTGGAAAAGCTGATTATGTCCGGAGCGTTCGACCGTTTGGGGCCGCATCGCGCCGCGCTGATGAACGCATTGGCTGATGCGCTAAAGGCTGCCGATCAGCACGCGAAAGCGGAAGCCATTGGTCAGGTGGATATGTTCGGCGTGCTGGCTGATGCACCTGAGCAAGTTGAGCAATCCTACAGCACTGTGCCACCGTGGCCGGAGCAGGTGGTGCTGGATGGTGAGCGGGAGACGCTGGGGCTGTACCTGACCGGCCACCCGATCACCCAATATATTAAGGAAATTGAACGCTATGCCGGTGGCGTACGTTTGAAAGATATGCACCCGACGGATCGGGGTAAAATGACCACTGCCGTTGGGCTGGTGTTGGCGGCTCGCGTCATGGTCACCAAACGGGGTAACCGTATTGGTGTCTGTACCTTGGACGATCGTTCCGGTCGGCTTGAGATTATGCTGTTTACCGATGCATTGGAAAAATATCAGCATTTACTTGAGAAAGACCGTATCCTTATCGCCAGTGGACAGGTCAGCTTTGATGACTTCAGCGGCGGGCTTAAAATGACCGTCCGAGAGTTAATGGATATCAGTGAAGCGCGGGAAAAATACGCGCGCGGGCTTGCTATCTCGCTGACTGACAGGCAAATTGATGACCAGCTATTAAACCGTCTCCGCCAATCGTTGGAACCCCATCGATCGGGGACGATCCCAGTGCATCTCTATTACCAGCGTGAAGATGCGCGCGCCCGACTACGTTTCGGCGCAGCATGGCGTGTAACGCCTGCCGATGCGCTACTGAACGAGCTGCGCACATTAGTGGGTAATGAGCAGGTGGAACTGGAATTTGACTAA
- the accA gene encoding acetyl-CoA carboxylase carboxyl transferase subunit alpha gives MSLNFLDFEQPIAELEAKIDSLTAVSRQDEKLDINLDEEVQRLREKSVELTRKIFADLGAWQVAQLARHPQRPYTLDYIKHIFTDFDELAGDRAYADDKAIVGGIARLDGRPVMIIGHQKGRETKEKIRRNFGMPAPEGYRKALRLMEMADRFKMPIVTFIDTPGAYPGVGAEERGQSEAIARNLREMSTLRVPIICTVIGEGGSGGALAIGVGDKVNMLQYSTYSVISPEGCASILWKSADKAPLAAEAMGIIAPRLKELKLIDTVIPEPLGSAHRNVPAMAESLKAQLLADLLDLDGLTEEELLNRRYQRLMNYGYC, from the coding sequence ATGAGTCTGAATTTTCTTGATTTTGAGCAGCCGATTGCAGAGTTGGAAGCGAAAATTGACTCGCTGACCGCAGTCAGCCGTCAAGACGAAAAATTAGATATTAACCTGGACGAAGAAGTCCAGCGCCTGCGTGAGAAGAGCGTTGAACTGACGCGCAAAATCTTCGCCGATTTGGGTGCCTGGCAGGTTGCGCAATTAGCGCGCCATCCGCAACGTCCTTATACGCTTGATTATATTAAGCACATCTTTACCGACTTTGATGAGTTGGCGGGCGATCGTGCCTATGCTGACGACAAAGCCATTGTCGGCGGGATTGCCCGTTTGGATGGACGCCCGGTGATGATCATTGGTCATCAGAAAGGACGTGAAACCAAAGAAAAGATTCGCCGTAATTTCGGCATGCCTGCACCGGAAGGGTATCGCAAAGCGCTGCGCCTGATGGAAATGGCCGATCGCTTCAAGATGCCGATCGTGACCTTTATCGACACGCCGGGCGCTTATCCAGGCGTGGGCGCGGAAGAACGCGGTCAGTCTGAAGCGATCGCGCGCAATCTGCGTGAAATGTCGACGCTGCGTGTGCCAATTATCTGTACCGTTATCGGCGAAGGCGGTTCCGGTGGTGCGTTGGCTATTGGCGTGGGCGACAAGGTCAATATGTTGCAGTACAGCACCTATTCGGTTATTTCACCGGAAGGCTGTGCGTCTATCCTGTGGAAGAGCGCGGATAAAGCGCCGCTGGCGGCTGAAGCCATGGGCATCATTGCGCCGCGTCTGAAAGAGCTGAAACTGATCGATACCGTGATCCCTGAGCCGTTGGGTTCGGCGCACCGTAACGTTCCGGCGATGGCTGAATCTCTGAAAGCACAGTTGCTGGCCGATCTGCTCGACCTCGACGGCCTGACGGAAGAAGAGCTGTTGAACCGCCGTTATCAGCGTTTGATGAACTATGGTTACTGTTAA
- the lpxB gene encoding lipid-A-disaccharide synthase encodes MTSRPLTIGLVAGETSGDILGAGLIRALKEKVPDARFVGVAGPRMQAEGCEAWYEMEELAVMGIVEVLGRLPRLLKIRRDLTQRFSELQPDVFVGIDAPDFNITLEGNLKQRGINTIHYVSPSVWAWRQKRVFKIGKATNLVLAFLPFEKAFYDRFNVPCRFIGHTMADAMPLHPDKLAARATLGIAPDVHCLALLPGSRGAEVEMLSADFLNTAVLLRQRFPDLEIVVPLVNNKRREQFERIKSSVAPDLRVHLLDGQAREAMIASDAALLASGTAALECMLAKCPMVVGYRMKPFTFWLAQRLVKTPWVSLPNLLAGRELVAELLQTDCTPDKLAAALLPLFADTDKMAELRTTFVDLHQQIRCNADEQAAQAVLELVKPY; translated from the coding sequence ATGACATCACGTCCTTTGACTATTGGGCTGGTCGCCGGAGAAACTTCCGGCGACATCCTTGGCGCTGGTTTGATCCGTGCGCTAAAAGAAAAGGTGCCCGATGCGCGGTTTGTCGGCGTTGCTGGGCCGCGTATGCAGGCCGAAGGCTGTGAAGCCTGGTACGAAATGGAAGAGCTGGCGGTTATGGGCATTGTTGAAGTGCTCGGACGCCTTCCTCGTCTGCTGAAAATTCGGCGGGATTTAACCCAGCGTTTCAGCGAGCTTCAGCCCGATGTCTTCGTGGGCATTGATGCACCTGATTTCAATATCACGCTGGAGGGCAACCTCAAACAGCGCGGTATCAATACCATTCACTATGTCAGCCCGTCCGTGTGGGCCTGGCGTCAAAAACGTGTTTTCAAAATAGGTAAAGCGACCAATCTGGTGCTGGCTTTCTTGCCTTTTGAAAAAGCGTTTTACGATCGTTTCAATGTACCTTGTCGCTTTATCGGCCATACGATGGCTGATGCGATGCCGTTGCATCCTGATAAGCTGGCAGCACGCGCGACGTTGGGTATTGCGCCCGATGTGCATTGTCTGGCGCTGCTGCCGGGCAGCCGTGGCGCTGAAGTTGAAATGCTGAGCGCGGATTTCCTCAATACAGCAGTGCTACTGCGTCAGCGTTTTCCCGATCTGGAAATCGTGGTTCCGTTGGTGAACAACAAGCGGCGTGAACAGTTCGAACGGATAAAAAGCAGTGTGGCACCGGATCTGCGTGTGCATCTGCTGGATGGACAGGCGCGTGAAGCCATGATTGCCAGCGATGCGGCGCTGCTGGCATCCGGTACGGCGGCGCTGGAGTGCATGCTGGCAAAATGCCCGATGGTTGTAGGCTACCGCATGAAGCCCTTTACCTTCTGGCTGGCGCAGCGCTTGGTCAAAACGCCATGGGTGTCGTTACCGAATTTGTTGGCAGGGCGTGAGCTAGTGGCAGAGTTGCTACAGACTGACTGTACGCCGGATAAGCTCGCCGCCGCACTGTTGCCGCTGTTTGCTGATACGGACAAAATGGCTGAGCTACGCACAACATTTGTGGACTTGCATCAGCAGATCCGCTGTAACGCCGATGAGCAAGCGGCTCAGGCGGTGCTGGAATTAGTAAAGCCTTATTAA
- the fabZ gene encoding 3-hydroxyacyl-ACP dehydratase FabZ produces the protein MDRKSILTTDTHTLNIEEILELLPHRFPFLLVDRVLDFEEGKFLRAVKNVSFNEPFFQGHFPGKPIFPGVLILEAMAQATGILAFKSVGKLEPGELYYFAAVDEARFKRPVQPGDQMILEVEFIKERRGVARFKGVAKVDGEVACEASMMCARRRES, from the coding sequence ATGGACAGGAAGAGTATTTTGACTACTGACACTCATACTCTGAATATTGAAGAGATTTTAGAATTATTACCGCACCGTTTCCCATTTTTGCTGGTTGATCGGGTACTGGATTTTGAAGAAGGGAAGTTTCTGCGGGCGGTGAAAAACGTCTCTTTCAACGAACCCTTCTTTCAGGGGCATTTCCCGGGCAAACCGATTTTCCCCGGCGTATTGATTCTGGAAGCAATGGCTCAGGCCACCGGTATTCTGGCGTTTAAAAGCGTGGGTAAACTGGAACCAGGTGAGCTGTATTACTTCGCAGCTGTTGACGAAGCGCGTTTTAAGCGCCCGGTACAGCCAGGCGATCAAATGATCCTTGAAGTTGAATTCATTAAAGAGCGTCGCGGCGTTGCGCGCTTTAAAGGTGTTGCCAAAGTTGATGGCGAAGTGGCCTGTGAAGCGTCAATGATGTGTGCTCGTCGTCGGGAGTCCTGA